In Oligoflexia bacterium, the genomic stretch CGAAGTAGAACTAGTGGCCCTAAAACAGATTCACGGCAATCGCGTACTTAATATCGAAGATAAAAAAGAATACCTTAAAATTAAAAATGAAACTCTTGGCGTGATCGAAGCAGACGCTGCTGTCACTAAACACTCGCGTATTGCACTAACAGTTCATACAGCCGACTGTCTTCCACTCTTAGCATATGATGAGAATGTGATAGGTTCTTGCCATGCAGGATGGCGTGGCCTCAGCAATGACATTATTGAAAACTGGATCGGCGATCTCATTAAACAAGGCGCAAGGCTTGAGCATCTTAAAATTGCTATTGGCCCGAGCATTGGGCCTTGTCATTTTGAGGTCGGTAAAGATGTTTCAAATGTTCTTAGCCAAATCCATGGCCATGAACTTCC encodes the following:
- the pgeF gene encoding peptidoglycan editing factor PgeF is translated as MARRSTATHRGAQEVKVKDFINPWPEQSKIHASFYNKNFSLEKIKTALPAEVELVALKQIHGNRVLNIEDKKEYLKIKNETLGVIEADAAVTKHSRIALTVHTADCLPLLAYDENVIGSCHAGWRGLSNDIIENWIGDLIKQGARLEHLKIAIGPSIGPCHFEVGKDVSNVLSQIHGHELPSDIKKRMVLKHSNSDKNFIHLSGLALYRLNQLGILAKNCISFNECTHCNSEKYYSYRRDSAANGRLEGVIYRL